A genomic segment from Pristiophorus japonicus isolate sPriJap1 chromosome 16, sPriJap1.hap1, whole genome shotgun sequence encodes:
- the LOC139226228 gene encoding neuronal pentraxin-1-like yields the protein MAAMEGRREGERARDGEVETVRVKRFRAEEIERLVDLIESRWGVLENNGSFGKNKLKPSALARVWNQVAIEFSGMSITPRTQCAAEKVAGSRTSSDCKSISMVLAMSFGRLLALALLAAGAAAQDFGQTRFICTSIPLDMDPMCSAPMQNSGPVEDIKGTILQLRETILQQKETIMNQKETIRELTAKLSRCESQSMSEPSQQYNRVNASSPTNSLKDLLQNKIDDLEKQVLSRVNSFEETKNVVRNDTTENRGKIENALNSLHQRISDLEKGQRNSRPTDKFQITFPLRTNYMYAKVKKSLPEMYAMTVCMWLKSNASPGVGTPFSYAVPGQANELVLIEWGNNPMEILINDKVAKLPFVINDGKWHHICVTWSTRDGVWEAYQDGLKRGDGENLAPWHPIKPGGIMVLGQEQDTLGGGFDATQAFVGEMSHFHMWDRVLTPGEVYSLANCSAKTLVGNVIAWTEANVDIYGGATKWTFEACRQVN from the exons atggctgcaatggaagggcgcagagaaggcgaaagggccagGGACGGAGAAGTGGAAACCGTAAGGGTGAAGAGATTTCGCGCGGAAGAAATTGAACGCCTGGTAGACTTAATCGAGAGTAGATGGGGAGTTCTTGAAAACAACGGGAGCTTCGgtaaaaataagcttaaaccgtctGCACTCGCAAGAGTTTGGAACCAGGTCGCAATCGAGTTTAGTGGAATGTCCATTACCCCAAGAACCCAGTGTGCAGCTGAAAAAGTGGCAGgatctcggacaagcagtgactgcaa AAGCATCAGTATGg TCCTAGCCATGTCCTTTGGCAGATTGCTCGCCCTCGCCTTGCTCGCGGCCGGAGCGGCAGCTCAAGACTTCGGCCAGACGCGCTTTATCTGCACCTCCATCCCCCTGGACATGGACCCGATGTGCTCTGCCCCGATGCAAAACAGCGGTCCGGTGGAGGACATCAAGGGGACCATCCTCCAGCTCCGGGAGACCATTCTGCAGCAGAAAGAAACGATCATGAACCAAAAGGAAACCATCAGGGAACTCACCGCCAAGCTTAGCCGATGCGAGAGTCAAAGTATGTCAGAGCCCTCG CAGCAATACAACCGAGTCAATGCTTCCTCTCCGACAAATTCCTTGAAAGATCTCCTGCAGAACAAAATAGACGACCTGGAGAAACAGGTTCTGTCCCGAGTCAACAGTTTCGAAGAAACCAAAAATGTGGTGAGGAACGATACGACGGAAAATCGGGGCAAGATCGAGAATGCTCTGAACTCTCTCCACCAGCGCATCAGTGACCTAGAGAAAG GGCAAAGAAATTCAAGGCCGACAGATAAATTCCAAATCACCTTTCCTTTGCGAACTAACTACATGTACGCCAAGGTGAAGAAGAGCCTGCCGGAGATGTACGCCATGACCGTCTGCATGTGGCTAAAGTCCAACGCTTCGCCGGGGGTGGGCACCCCGTTCTCCTACGCCGTCCCAGGACAAGCGAACGAGCTGGTCCTCATCGAGTGGGGCAATAACCCGATGGAGATTCTCATCAATGACAAG GTGGCAAAACTCCCTTTCGTTATTAATGATGGGAAATGGCATCATATCTGTGTGACTTGGTCCACAAGAGATGGCGTTTGGGAGGCCTATCAGGACGGACTGAAGAGGGGGGATGGTGAAAATCTAGCCCCGTGGCATCCCATTAAGCCGGGTGGAATCATGGTTTTGggccaggaacag GATACATTAGGAGGTGGATTTGATGCCACACAGGCCTTTGTGGGCGAGATGTCCCACTTTCACATGTGGGATCGAGTGCTAACTCCGGGGGAAGTCTACAGCCTGGCAAACTGCAGTGCCAAGACCCTGGTGGGCAATGTCATTGCATGGACCGAAGCCAACGTCGACATCTATGGTGGCGCCACCAAGTGGACATTTGAAGCGTGCCGCCAGGTCAATTAA